A stretch of DNA from Kwoniella mangroviensis CBS 8507 chromosome 1 map unlocalized Ctg01, whole genome shotgun sequence:
TGAAGCCCATGGGGATCTCCACGCCAAGGTTGACATGAACACTGTGAGTGGATTTGACCAGGTGGACCAGCCACCTTTCCTTTGTCTCTCCACCTTGTGTTGGTTCTTCcgctgatgaagatgtattACAGATCCAATTCACTGCTACTGATCTGTATGACAAAGACAAGGTCGATATCGAACACGTTGTCATGGAGGAAGTattccaacttcttcaatgTGACGAAGGTGGTCTTACCGAAGCTGAGGCTACCGACCGTATCGGTATCTTCGGTCCTAACAAGcttgaagagaagaaggagaagtgagTGCAGCATTGATGAACACCATTGCGATATCAATGCTGACGTCCCCTGCAGCGTtttcctccaattcctttccttcatGTGGAACCCTCTCTCATGGGTCATGGAAGGTGCTGCCCTTGTCGCTATCGCTCTTTCCAACGGTGAAGGTGAACCCCCCGATTGGCAAGATTTCGTTGGTATCGTTCTCTTGCTTTTGATCAACTCTACTATCGGTTTCGTCGAAGAAAGAAATGCTGGTAACGCTGTCAAGGCTCTTATGGACTCCCTCGCCCCCAAGGCTAAAGTTAAGCGAGATGGTAAATGGAGAGACATCGAATCTGCCGACTTGGTTCCAGGTGATATGATCGCCTTCAAGCACGGTGATGTCTGTCCTGCCGATTGTCGTCTTACTGAAGCCATTGATGTATCGTGAGTGCACCATTTCCGCTTTCACTCTCTTTGCTATCACGGCTGACTTTGCTCCTCGTTTCTCAGTATGGATCAAGCCGCTCTTACTGGTGAATCTCTTCCTGTCTCCAAGAAACTCGGTGACGAGTGTTTCTCCGGTTCCACCTGTAAACAAGGTGAAGTCGAGGCTGTTGTCATCTCCACCGGTCCCAACACCTTCTTCGGTCGTGCCGCTACCCTTGTCGGTCAAGATAATGACCAGGTCGGCCACTTGCAAATGGTTTTGGCTCGAATCGGTTCTTTCTGTCTCGTTTCCATTGGTATCTTCGTCGTCCTCGAAATCGTTATCCTTTACCCTCGATTCCACTACACCTACCGAAGGGGTCTTAATAACATCCTTGTATTGCTCATTGGTGGTATCCCCATTGCTATGCCTACTGTATTGTCCGTTACCCTCGCTGTCGGTGCTCAACAACTTGCCAAACACAAGGCTATCGTAACCCGAATCACTGCCATTGAGGAACTTGCTGGTGTGACCATCCTCTGTTCCGACAAGACCGGTACTCTTACCACCAACAAGCTCACCATTGACAAGGAGAACGTCAAGTGTTACTCCCAATGGGACGTTGAAGGTGTCTGTCTCCTTGCTGCCTACGCTTCTCGAACTGAAAACCAAGATGCTATCGACGGTTGTGTCGTTGGTACCCTCCCCGACCCCAAACAAGCCAGAGAAGGTATCGAACTCCTCGACTTCAAGCCCTTCAACCCTGTTGACAAGAGAACCGAAATCACCTACCGAGACAACCGAGACGGTGGTAAACTCAAGAGAGCCACCAAGGGTATGACtggtatcatcattgaacTCTGTTCCCGAAACAAGACCTCTGAACTCGAAGACCAGCTCGAAGCTGATGTCGAAGAATTCGCCCGACGAGGTCTCCGAGCTCTTGCTGTCGCTTACGAAgatgttgttggtgatgCCGCCGATGGCCAAGGATCCGGTTTCGAACTCGTTGGtcttctttctatcttcGACCCTCCTAGATCCGACACCAAACAAACCATCGATGATGCCATGGCCCTTGGTGTTAAAGTCAAGATGGTTACCGGTGATCAACTCG
This window harbors:
- a CDS encoding plasma-membrane proton-efflux P-type ATPase codes for the protein MSANEKVGHTEEAPVKESSIENKVAGDAPALDDAPEKKKREYKEMEHEAHGDLHAKVDMNTIQFTATDLYDKDKVDIEHVVMEEVFQLLQCDEGGLTEAEATDRIGIFGPNKLEEKKENVFLQFLSFMWNPLSWVMEGAALVAIALSNGEGEPPDWQDFVGIVLLLLINSTIGFVEERNAGNAVKALMDSLAPKAKVKRDGKWRDIESADLVPGDMIAFKHGDVCPADCRLTEAIDVSMDQAALTGESLPVSKKLGDECFSGSTCKQGEVEAVVISTGPNTFFGRAATLVGQDNDQVGHLQMVLARIGSFCLVSIGIFVVLEIVILYPRFHYTYRRGLNNILVLLIGGIPIAMPTVLSVTLAVGAQQLAKHKAIVTRITAIEELAGVTILCSDKTGTLTTNKLTIDKENVKCYSQWDVEGVCLLAAYASRTENQDAIDGCVVGTLPDPKQAREGIELLDFKPFNPVDKRTEITYRDNRDGGKLKRATKGMTGIIIELCSRNKTSELEDQLEADVEEFARRGLRALAVAYEDVVGDAADGQGSGFELVGLLSIFDPPRSDTKQTIDDAMALGVKVKMVTGDQLAIAKETGRRLGLGDHMYPAKVLKDGPEAGGKHANLDEMIMDADGFAGVFPEHKFEIVKRIQALGHLCAMTGDGANDAPALSRANVGIAVEGATDAARGAADIVLTEPGLSTIVHAIYGSRVIFQRMRNYAIYACAVTIRIVVCFAIMAFIWQFDFPSFMVLIIAVLNDGTIMTLSLDRVLPSTTPDSWDLAEVFAYGIGYGFYLSASTIALFATMHSTTFFEDKFGVNPIKDTNDPEGHMVIYLQVAIISQALIFVTRSHGPSWTERPSVALMLAFCLAQLISSIIAAFGDWGFTNVRSISGGWIGIVWVWNIVWYFPLDAVKFLMKKTIIAALQRRKARKAAIATVDENGERLQRTASRHESLYSNRTSFLSRAANRLRGGAKISMSQNELQRFSSIQAQQSGAALTRAHSRPAA